A window of the Citrus sinensis cultivar Valencia sweet orange chromosome 9, DVS_A1.0, whole genome shotgun sequence genome harbors these coding sequences:
- the LOC102615205 gene encoding zinc transporter 1, whose protein sequence is MACNSVNILKIKTLAFILLYPTLVFGECVCDVEAMSQDNNQQEALKYKVIAIASILVAGAFGVSLPLLGKKVPALRPENDTFFMIKAFAAGVILATGFVHILPDAFDNLTSPCLVENPWGDFPFSGFVAMMSAIGTLMIDTFATGYYKRQHFNCKPNKQLVDEEMANEHAGHVHVHTHATHGHAHGSTDSSYQELALSEIIRKRVISQVLELGIVVHSIIIGISLGASESLDTIKPLLAALSFHQFFEGMGLGGCISQAEYKSRSMAIMAAFFSLTTPVGIAIGVGISSVYKENGPTALIVQGVFNSASAGILIYMALVDLLAADFMNPILQSNRRLQLGANISLLLGAGCMSVLAKWA, encoded by the exons ATGGCTTGTAATTCTGTCAACATCTTGAAGATAAAAACACTTGCTTTCATTCTTCTTTATCCTACTCTAGTCTTTGGTGAGTGCGTTTGTGATGTTGAAGCTATGAGTCAAGATAATAATCAACAAGAAGCGCTTAAATATAAAGTGATTGCAATTGCTAGCATACTTGTTGCTGGTGCTTTTGGGGTTAGTCTTCCCTTGTTAGGTAAGAAGGTCCCAGCACTAAGGCCTGAAAATGATACTTTCTTCATGATTAAGGCCTTTGCTGCCGGCGTTATCCTAGCAACCGGGTTCGTTCACATACTGCCAGATGCATTTGACAACTTAACTTCTCCTTGCCTCGTTGAAAATCCATGGGgggattttcctttttctggtTTTGTTGCTATGATGTCCGCGATAGGGACTTTAATGATTGATACTTTCGCGACGGGGTATTATAAGAGGCAACATTTTAATTGTAAGCCTAATAAGCAGCTTGTTGATGAAGAGATGGCCAATGAACATGCTGGTCATGTACATGTGCATACACATGCCACACATGGCCATGCTCATGGCTCCACGGATTCATCATATCAAGAACTTGCTCTATCAGAAATAATCCGAAAACGTGTTATATCACAG gtTTTGGAGTTAGGAATTGTGGTTCACTCAATAATTATTGGAATATCTTTGGGAGCTTCGGAGAGCCTTGATACAATCAAACCTCTTCTAGCAGCCTTGtcatttcatcaattttttgaGGGCATGGGACTTGGTGGCTGCATCTCTCAG gCAGAATACAAGTCTCGATCGATGGCAATTATGGCAGCATTTTTCTCCCTTACAACCCCCGTAGGAATCGCTATTGGAGTTGGAATTTCAAGCGTTTACAAAGAGAATGGCCCAACGGCTCTAATTGTACAAGGAGTTTTCAATTCAGCTTCAGCTGGGATTTTGATTTACATGGCACTTGTCGACTTGCTTGCTGCTGATTTTATGAACCCAATATTGCAAAGCAATCGGAGGCTTCAATTAGGGGCTAATATTTCACTTCTTCTCGGTGCTGGTTGCATGTCTGTGTTGGCCAAATGGGCGTAG
- the LOC102608591 gene encoding zinc transporter 1: protein MLKITPLISIFVLLYYPSTVRGECTCDVEDTEQNNGEALKFKLAAIATILVAGALGVSLPLLGKKIPALRPENDVFFMVKAFAAGVILATGFVHILPEAFDSLTSPCLGENPWGNFPFTGLVAMMSAIGTLMIDSFATGYYKRQHFDKSRPQLVDEEMADDHSGHVHVHTHATHGHAHGSADSPQELALPELIRKRVVSQVLEIGIVVHSVIIGISLGASEDLDIIKPLLAALSFHQFFEGMGLGGCISQAKFKSRSMAIMATFFSLTTPVGIAIGIGISSVYEENSPTALIVEGIFNSASAGILIYMALVDLLAADFMNPILQSNSRLQLGANASLLLGAGCMSVLAKWA from the exons atgtTAAAGATAACAccattaatatcaatttttgttcttctttaTTATCCTAGTACCGTCCGTGGCGAGTGTACCTGTGATGTTGAAGACACGGAACAAAACAATGGTGAAGCGCTTAAGTTTAAGCTAGCTGCAATTGCTACCATACTTGTTGCCGGTGCTCTTGGGGTGAGCCTTCCATTATTAGGCAAGAAGATTCCAGCGCTAAGGCCAGAGAATGATGTTTTCTTCATGGTTAAGGCCTTTGCTGCGGGCGTTATCCTAGCAACCGGATTCGTTCACATACTGCCAGAAGCATTTGACAGCTTAACCTCTCCCTGCCTTGGTGAAAATCCTTGGGGGAATTTTCCTTTCACTGGTTTAGTTGCTATGATGTCCGCGATAGGGACTTTGATGATTGATTCTTTCGCGACAGGGTATTATAAGAGGCAGCATTTTGATAAGTCTAGGCCACAGCTTGTTGATGAAGAGATGGCTGATGATCATTCGGGTCATGTACATGTGCATACACATGCTACACATGGCCATGCTCATGGCTCCGCAGATTCACCTCAAGAACTTGCTCTACCTGAACTAATCCGAAAACGTGTTGTTTCACAA GTTTTGGAGATAGGAATTGTGGTTCATTCAGTAATTATTGGGATATCTTTGGGTGCTTCTGAAGATCTTGACATAATCAAGCCTCTACTAGCAGCCTTGTCATTTCACCAGTTTTTTGAGGGCATGGGACTTGGTGGCTGCATCTCTCAG GCAAAATTCAAGTCTAGATCAATGGCAATTATGGCaacatttttctctctcacaaCACCAGTGGGGATTGCAATTGGAATTGGAATTTCAAGTGTGTACGAAGAGAATAGCCCAACAGCTCTAATTGTAGAAGGGATTTTCAATTCAGCTTCGGCTGGGATTTTGATATACATGGCACTAGTTGACTTGCTTGCCGCTGATTTTATGAACCCAATACTGCAGAGCAATTCGAGGCTTCAATTAGGAGCTAATGCTTCACTTCTTCTCGGAGCTGGTTGCATGTCTGTACTGGCCAAATGggcttaa